A window from Sinanaerobacter sp. ZZT-01 encodes these proteins:
- a CDS encoding PqqD family protein: MGRRSEINYLDYIPKRNDDYVWKINENDKVVVSVTWTGFYHRFAQKVFKKPESSHIELDEFGSFIWLQIDGKKTIFDISQIAEEKFGEKIYPLIERMIQFFEILKEHKFVTLKENHLHA; this comes from the coding sequence ATGGGAAGACGATCAGAAATAAATTATTTGGATTACATTCCGAAGCGAAACGATGATTATGTATGGAAAATCAATGAAAATGACAAGGTAGTAGTAAGTGTAACATGGACAGGATTTTATCATCGATTTGCACAGAAAGTTTTTAAGAAACCGGAATCCAGCCATATAGAATTAGATGAATTCGGTAGTTTTATTTGGCTTCAAATTGATGGAAAAAAAACAATATTTGATATTTCTCAGATTGCAGAAGAAAAATTTGGAGAAAAAATATATCCATTGATTGAGAGAATGATTCAATTTTTTGAGATTCTGAAGGAACATAAATTTGTTACATTAAAGGAGAATCATTTGCATGCTTAA
- the era gene encoding GTPase Era has translation MKSGFVGIIGRPNVGKSTLLNAILGEKIAIATDKPQTTRNSIRGIFTRNRGEADDCQLIFIDTPGIHKPRNKLGGYMTEMAANTLKEVDVIVFIVDDALSSGPGDTYILDMLKETETPKLLMINKIDKLSPDVFRSIYEEYDKTGMFDGIYGVCALEGKNVEVLLQKIETLVSEGPMYFPEDMVTDHPERFLVSELIREKVLLYLNDEVPHGVAVEIETYKETDKITKIGAVIYCEKKSHKGIIIGKEGKKLKGIGKSARLEIEGLLGTKVFLELWVKVKENWRDNDFIIGNFGYKE, from the coding sequence ATGAAATCAGGATTTGTTGGAATTATTGGAAGGCCGAATGTTGGAAAGTCTACGCTTTTGAATGCAATTTTAGGAGAAAAAATTGCGATTGCTACAGATAAACCACAGACGACGAGAAATAGCATACGAGGTATTTTTACTCGAAACAGGGGTGAGGCAGATGACTGCCAGTTGATCTTTATTGACACGCCGGGCATTCATAAGCCAAGGAATAAGCTTGGCGGCTATATGACGGAAATGGCAGCAAATACGTTGAAAGAAGTGGATGTGATTGTCTTTATTGTAGATGATGCGTTGTCTTCTGGACCGGGGGATACCTATATCCTGGACATGCTGAAGGAAACAGAGACACCGAAACTGCTAATGATTAATAAAATAGATAAGCTCTCACCAGACGTATTTCGAAGCATTTATGAAGAATATGATAAAACCGGTATGTTCGATGGCATTTACGGGGTTTGTGCATTGGAAGGGAAAAATGTAGAGGTACTTTTACAAAAAATTGAGACCTTAGTATCAGAAGGGCCGATGTATTTCCCGGAGGATATGGTGACGGATCATCCAGAACGTTTCTTGGTCAGCGAGCTGATTCGCGAAAAAGTTCTTTTATATTTAAATGACGAAGTTCCGCACGGAGTAGCAGTTGAAATTGAAACTTATAAGGAAACGGATAAAATTACGAAAATTGGGGCAGTTATTTATTGTGAGAAAAAATCTCATAAGGGAATTATTATCGGGAAAGAAGGGAAGAAGCTTAAAGGAATTGGAAAGAGCGCTCGTTTGGAAATAGAAGGACTTCTCGGAACGAAGGTATTTTTAGAACTTTGGGTAAAAGTAAAAGAAAATTGGAGAGATAACGACTTTATCATCGGTAATTTTGGGTATAAGGAATAG
- the recO gene encoding DNA repair protein RecO: MYTDTEGIIFKQIKTVSGRRMVILFSKKFGKISAGTSINEKGKGKSALAMRPFTYGKYELYKNRDTYHINGAEVIKSYYRIGEDIEKYMCCSYILELTERVLAEDAKATEIFYLLLDFLSLMEERKKKFETLVLAYQVKLLQLFGSMPRVDACVRCGSKENLTNFSIKDGGVVCKACLLQENANDGLIYELNFAIVDILRYFLQHSLKALKNLALEEAVQGQLQKILKDYFAYHLDIKTLKSEGFVMDLSQK; this comes from the coding sequence ATGTACACAGATACGGAAGGAATCATATTCAAGCAAATTAAAACAGTGTCTGGACGCAGAATGGTGATTTTATTTTCAAAAAAATTTGGAAAAATCAGTGCGGGCACCAGTATTAATGAGAAGGGAAAGGGAAAGTCTGCTTTGGCGATGCGCCCCTTTACCTATGGGAAGTATGAACTTTATAAAAATCGCGATACTTACCATATCAATGGTGCTGAAGTTATAAAAAGCTATTACCGTATTGGTGAAGATATCGAAAAATATATGTGTTGTTCTTATATTTTGGAATTAACGGAACGAGTTTTGGCCGAAGATGCAAAAGCGACGGAAATATTTTATTTGCTTTTGGATTTTCTTTCTCTTATGGAAGAGAGAAAGAAAAAATTCGAGACATTGGTGCTTGCCTATCAAGTAAAATTATTACAATTATTTGGAAGCATGCCCAGAGTCGACGCTTGTGTTCGTTGCGGCAGCAAAGAAAATTTAACAAATTTCAGTATTAAAGACGGAGGCGTTGTTTGTAAGGCATGTCTTTTGCAAGAGAATGCGAATGATGGATTGATTTATGAATTGAATTTTGCTATAGTAGATATATTGAGATATTTTTTGCAGCATTCTTTAAAAGCATTAAAAAACTTAGCTTTAGAAGAAGCTGTTCAGGGGCAGCTACAGAAGATTTTAAAGGATTACTTTGCCTATCATTTGGATATTAAAACATTAAAAAGTGAGGGGTTTGTTATGGATCTTTCACAAAAATAG
- a CDS encoding glycine--tRNA ligase: MKKEFSMDKIVALAKSRGFVYPGSDIYGGLANTWDYGPVGVELKNNVKKAWWKKFVQESKYNVGLDAAILMNPKTWVASGHVGGFADPLIDCKSCKARFRADKLIEAYMVKKDGEALAVDGWSNEKLEAYIKEKEIACPECGKNDFTGIRKFNLMFKTFQGVTEDSKSEIFLRPETAQGIFVNFKNVARTTRKKMPFGIAQIGKSFRNEITPGNFTFRTREFEQMELEFFCTPGTDLEWFDYWKNTCVEWLKSLQMNMEHIRLRDHEKEELSHYSNATTDIEFLFPFGWGELWGIADRTDFDLKQHQEHSGQDMSYMDAVTNEKYVPYCIEPSLGADRVTLAFLVDAYHEETIVDGKGQEDTRVVMKFHPALAPFKAAVLPLTKKQAAAAEELHAELSKYFMIDYDLPGSIGKRYRRQDEIGTPFCITVDFDTESDQSVTIRNRDTMQQIRLPISELKSYIEEQLIF, translated from the coding sequence ATGAAGAAAGAATTTTCAATGGACAAAATTGTAGCATTAGCAAAATCGCGCGGCTTTGTGTATCCAGGATCAGATATCTATGGAGGACTTGCGAATACTTGGGATTATGGTCCGGTAGGAGTCGAATTAAAAAACAATGTAAAAAAAGCATGGTGGAAAAAATTTGTGCAGGAATCTAAGTATAATGTAGGCTTGGATGCCGCTATATTAATGAATCCGAAAACTTGGGTTGCTTCCGGTCATGTTGGTGGCTTTGCGGATCCTCTGATTGATTGTAAAAGCTGTAAAGCAAGATTTCGTGCAGATAAGCTGATTGAAGCTTATATGGTTAAGAAGGATGGGGAAGCACTTGCAGTTGACGGTTGGTCCAACGAAAAGTTAGAAGCGTATATAAAAGAAAAAGAAATTGCTTGCCCGGAATGTGGTAAAAACGATTTTACAGGAATTCGTAAATTTAACTTGATGTTTAAAACCTTTCAAGGCGTCACGGAAGATTCAAAGTCAGAAATTTTCTTGCGTCCTGAAACGGCACAGGGCATCTTTGTAAACTTTAAAAATGTAGCAAGAACAACTCGCAAAAAAATGCCATTTGGCATTGCACAGATTGGTAAATCTTTCCGAAACGAGATTACACCGGGTAATTTCACTTTCCGCACACGGGAATTTGAACAGATGGAGTTGGAATTCTTCTGTACACCGGGAACTGATCTGGAATGGTTTGATTATTGGAAAAATACATGTGTAGAGTGGTTGAAGTCTTTGCAGATGAATATGGAGCACATTCGTCTTCGAGATCATGAAAAAGAAGAACTTTCTCATTACAGCAATGCAACCACGGACATTGAATTTTTATTCCCATTTGGATGGGGAGAACTATGGGGAATTGCAGATCGGACTGATTTTGACTTGAAACAGCATCAGGAACACTCCGGTCAAGACATGAGTTATATGGATGCAGTTACCAATGAAAAATATGTTCCGTATTGTATTGAGCCGTCGTTAGGTGCAGATCGTGTGACTTTAGCATTCTTAGTAGATGCTTACCATGAAGAGACGATCGTTGATGGAAAAGGACAAGAAGATACTCGAGTAGTTATGAAATTCCATCCAGCGTTAGCACCGTTTAAAGCTGCAGTTCTTCCTTTAACGAAGAAACAGGCTGCTGCTGCTGAAGAACTCCATGCTGAACTTTCCAAGTATTTTATGATTGATTATGACTTACCGGGAAGTATCGGGAAACGATACCGCAGACAGGATGAAATAGGAACTCCTTTTTGCATTACTGTTGACTTTGACACAGAGAGTGACCAATCGGTTACTATACGAAACCGTGATACGATGCAGCAGATTCGTCTGCCGATCAGTGAATTGAAAAGCTATATTGAAGAACAATTGATTTTTTAA
- a CDS encoding aminoacyl-histidine dipeptidase, with protein MEYKITGYEPKALFQYFEEVSAIPRGSGNEKGISEYLISFAKKRNLQCYHDEIHNVVIKKPASEGYEKSPAVMLQGHMDMVCEKNNDVIHDFEKDGIDLIVKDGFVTANGTTLGADNGIAVAMMLAVLDAENLKHPPLECVFTVEEEIGLNGAAALDPSVLDARIMINLDSEEEGIATVSCAGGMRFTMKKTSDFETIEKPYLLSVEVKGLLGGHSGSDIQLERGNANKIMGRLLQAVLKEVKAQLVFIKGGNKDNAIPREGNFELCFSNERERAHGVNILNRIKEEILKEIHTDEPSFTIGLKTFEKERMQVWTQKETENIVKLIFLAPDGAQKRNVRQGGFIVASLNMGVIESSQKEIAIVFAPRSSVASLQDEIVERLMLLAGEFGFTYEIAGAYPGWSFAEKSKIRDEFITCFHRLFQKELRIEAIHAGLECGIFAGKLPDLDAIAVGPTINNCHTPDEIMDLASCERTWLLLTAVLEKLYAA; from the coding sequence ATGGAATATAAAATTACAGGTTATGAACCAAAGGCATTGTTTCAGTACTTTGAAGAAGTTAGTGCAATCCCAAGAGGCTCTGGAAACGAAAAGGGGATTAGCGAATACTTGATTAGCTTTGCAAAAAAACGGAATTTACAATGTTATCATGATGAAATACATAATGTAGTTATAAAAAAACCTGCGTCAGAAGGCTATGAAAAAAGCCCTGCTGTTATGTTGCAGGGACACATGGACATGGTATGCGAAAAAAACAACGATGTGATTCATGATTTTGAGAAAGACGGCATTGACCTTATTGTGAAGGATGGCTTTGTAACAGCAAATGGGACGACTTTGGGTGCAGATAATGGCATTGCAGTAGCAATGATGTTAGCGGTCCTTGATGCAGAAAATTTGAAGCACCCACCATTGGAATGTGTTTTTACGGTTGAAGAGGAGATTGGTTTAAACGGTGCGGCTGCATTGGATCCATCAGTGCTCGATGCTAGAATTATGATTAATCTAGATTCGGAAGAAGAGGGAATTGCAACGGTGAGCTGTGCTGGTGGAATGCGATTCACAATGAAAAAGACTTCCGATTTTGAAACGATAGAAAAGCCATATCTTCTTTCAGTTGAAGTCAAAGGACTGCTAGGCGGGCATTCCGGGTCTGACATTCAGCTAGAGCGAGGAAATGCAAATAAGATCATGGGGCGTCTGCTTCAAGCGGTTTTAAAAGAAGTGAAAGCACAGTTAGTTTTTATTAAAGGTGGCAATAAAGATAATGCGATACCAAGAGAAGGTAATTTTGAGCTTTGTTTTTCTAATGAGAGAGAAAGAGCGCATGGTGTAAATATCTTAAATAGAATAAAAGAAGAGATTTTAAAGGAAATTCATACAGATGAACCTTCTTTCACAATCGGTCTGAAAACATTTGAGAAAGAGCGTATGCAGGTATGGACTCAAAAGGAGACAGAAAATATTGTAAAACTGATCTTTCTTGCACCGGACGGCGCACAAAAACGAAATGTGCGGCAGGGCGGATTTATTGTTGCATCTTTAAATATGGGTGTAATTGAAAGCAGTCAAAAAGAAATTGCAATTGTATTTGCGCCTAGAAGCTCGGTTGCATCTTTACAAGATGAAATTGTAGAACGACTGATGCTGCTTGCAGGCGAATTCGGGTTCACTTACGAAATAGCCGGAGCTTATCCGGGGTGGAGTTTTGCAGAAAAATCTAAAATTCGGGATGAATTTATAACTTGTTTTCATCGCTTGTTTCAGAAAGAGTTACGCATTGAAGCGATTCATGCTGGATTGGAATGCGGCATTTTTGCTGGAAAGCTACCTGACTTAGATGCTATCGCAGTAGGCCCTACGATAAATAATTGCCATACACCGGACGAAATTATGGACTTGGCTTCCTGCGAACGGACATGGTTGCTGCTGACTGCTGTGCTAGAAAAGCTATATGCTGCATAA
- a CDS encoding DUF4342 domain-containing protein, giving the protein MEITLEKIELVKDRTGVSYKEAKEALEAAEGSVVDAIINIEESIDLSSKSKLGEQGAEIIDLIKDMVRKGNIAKIIIKKEDDVLLNLPLNVGIIGTIIFPWTAVFATIAAFGTKCRIELVKDNGEVVNVSGMATDTFENMKEKSSVIADEMKVKGTDVFNNVKEKANEALRKNTETEDFEKTGEEDDSNCTCGCGEPVETCGCESSCNDEEE; this is encoded by the coding sequence ATGGAAATTACATTAGAAAAGATTGAATTGGTAAAAGACAGAACTGGGGTTAGCTACAAAGAGGCGAAAGAGGCATTGGAAGCAGCTGAAGGCAGTGTGGTAGATGCGATTATTAATATCGAAGAATCCATTGATCTCAGCAGTAAGAGCAAACTTGGCGAACAGGGTGCCGAGATTATCGACTTAATTAAGGATATGGTTCGCAAAGGAAATATTGCAAAGATTATTATCAAAAAAGAAGATGATGTATTGTTAAATCTTCCTTTGAATGTAGGGATCATCGGCACGATTATATTCCCTTGGACTGCTGTGTTTGCAACCATTGCAGCATTTGGAACAAAGTGCCGTATTGAGCTTGTAAAGGACAACGGGGAAGTTGTGAATGTAAGCGGAATGGCAACGGATACTTTTGAAAATATGAAGGAAAAAAGCTCTGTCATTGCAGATGAAATGAAAGTAAAAGGCACAGATGTCTTCAATAATGTCAAGGAAAAAGCAAACGAAGCTTTACGAAAAAATACTGAGACAGAAGACTTTGAAAAGACAGGAGAGGAAGACGATTCCAATTGTACCTGCGGATGCGGTGAGCCAGTTGAAACCTGCGGTTGTGAGAGCAGCTGTAATGACGAAGAAGAGTAA
- a CDS encoding OPT family oligopeptide transporter, with amino-acid sequence MATNKKDFKPFIAADKIVPEFTFTSIFLGIILAIVFGAANAYLGLRVGMTVSASIPAAVISMGIIRLILKKESILENNLVQTIGSAGESVAAGAIFTLPAIFLWAGEGLVETPTLIEIFLISLVGGLLGVLFMIPLRKALIVEEHGVLPYPEGTACAEVLLAGEEGGAKASTVFAGLGVAAGYKFVSDGLNVFPSSVESEISGYKGSMIGMDILPALLGVGYICGPKISGYMLSGGILGWFVLMPLISLFGGDVVIFPAEDPISILDPWGLWGSYVRYIGAGAVAAGGILSLIKSLPLIIKTFSHAMKSFSKAGGNSDIRTEQDLHMPTILGCIAIIAVAIWLLPVFPVTLLGAIIIVLFGFFFATVSSRMVGLVGSSNNPVSGMAIATLLIATTLLKVTGINGADGMVGAIAIGSIICIVAAIAGDTSQDLKTGFLLGATPKKQQIGEIIGVFVSAVTIGGVLYLLNEAWGFGSKEILAPQASMMKMIVEGVMNAELPWTLIFAGVGIAILIEVLGVPVLPFAVGLYLPLGLSTGIMVGGLVRLYIDKKKNISEEERKDSTERGILYTSGLIAGEGLVGVLLAIFAVIKFADKETLADKIGVVGNSFNIGQIGGIIIFALLTLSLVYVIVGKKRNS; translated from the coding sequence ATGGCAACGAACAAAAAAGATTTTAAGCCTTTCATTGCAGCGGACAAGATAGTACCTGAATTCACTTTCACATCAATTTTTCTAGGTATTATTTTAGCCATCGTATTTGGTGCAGCAAATGCATATTTAGGCTTAAGAGTTGGAATGACTGTATCTGCGTCTATTCCGGCTGCTGTTATTTCCATGGGAATCATTCGTTTGATTCTAAAAAAAGAATCCATATTGGAGAATAATCTAGTACAGACAATCGGTTCTGCCGGTGAGTCGGTAGCGGCAGGAGCTATTTTTACATTGCCGGCTATCTTCTTATGGGCTGGGGAGGGGCTTGTAGAGACGCCTACATTGATAGAAATTTTCCTAATTTCTTTAGTCGGCGGTTTACTGGGAGTTCTTTTCATGATTCCGTTGCGTAAAGCTTTGATTGTTGAGGAGCACGGTGTACTGCCTTATCCGGAAGGAACTGCGTGTGCAGAAGTGCTTTTAGCAGGAGAAGAAGGCGGTGCAAAGGCTTCTACCGTATTTGCAGGACTTGGTGTCGCTGCTGGCTACAAATTTGTTTCGGACGGTCTGAATGTTTTTCCAAGCTCTGTAGAGTCTGAAATTTCTGGATATAAGGGCTCTATGATTGGAATGGATATCTTACCGGCACTGCTTGGGGTAGGTTATATTTGCGGTCCTAAAATTTCAGGCTATATGTTAAGCGGTGGTATTTTAGGATGGTTTGTATTAATGCCGTTGATCAGCTTATTTGGCGGAGATGTGGTTATATTCCCGGCAGAAGATCCGATCAGTATATTAGATCCATGGGGACTATGGGGCTCCTATGTAAGATACATCGGTGCAGGTGCAGTAGCCGCAGGTGGTATTTTAAGCTTGATTAAGTCACTGCCTCTTATTATAAAGACATTTTCACATGCGATGAAAAGTTTTTCTAAGGCTGGTGGAAATTCTGATATTAGAACAGAGCAAGATTTACATATGCCTACGATTTTAGGGTGCATTGCTATTATTGCGGTCGCTATTTGGCTGCTGCCGGTATTCCCTGTTACATTGCTCGGCGCTATTATTATCGTACTCTTTGGATTCTTCTTTGCAACCGTTTCTTCGAGAATGGTTGGTCTTGTCGGAAGCAGTAATAACCCGGTTTCCGGCATGGCAATTGCGACTTTGCTGATTGCTACCACTTTGCTGAAGGTAACTGGAATAAATGGAGCAGATGGCATGGTTGGTGCAATCGCAATTGGTTCAATCATTTGTATTGTTGCTGCAATTGCAGGGGACACTTCCCAAGACTTGAAAACAGGTTTCCTGTTAGGGGCAACTCCGAAAAAGCAGCAAATTGGTGAAATTATAGGTGTTTTTGTATCAGCAGTAACAATCGGAGGCGTACTTTATTTATTAAATGAGGCGTGGGGCTTTGGATCAAAAGAGATACTTGCACCGCAGGCTAGTATGATGAAGATGATCGTCGAGGGCGTTATGAATGCAGAGCTTCCTTGGACTTTAATTTTTGCTGGAGTAGGGATTGCAATTTTAATCGAGGTTCTTGGGGTTCCGGTTCTGCCTTTCGCAGTCGGCCTTTACCTTCCATTGGGATTATCGACTGGCATTATGGTAGGTGGTCTTGTGAGATTATATATCGATAAGAAAAAGAACATTTCTGAAGAGGAACGTAAGGATAGTACCGAACGCGGAATCTTATATACTTCCGGATTGATTGCGGGAGAAGGTTTAGTCGGTGTATTGCTTGCAATTTTCGCTGTTATAAAGTTTGCAGACAAAGAGACTTTGGCAGATAAAATTGGAGTGGTAGGTAATTCATTTAATATCGGGCAGATCGGCGGAATCATAATCTTTGCGTTATTAACGCTTTCTTTAGTCTATGTTATTGTAGGTAAGAAGAGAAATAGCTAA
- a CDS encoding YlmC/YmxH family sporulation protein: MRLSELGDKEIINLYNGSRHGQLADAELLFDPKQGKIKGLMVPEITERLNFMGSRDYIQLPWSSIKKIGEDIIIFEAEL; encoded by the coding sequence TTGCGTTTAAGTGAATTAGGCGATAAGGAAATTATTAATCTTTATAATGGAAGTCGTCACGGTCAGCTTGCTGATGCAGAATTGCTTTTTGATCCAAAGCAGGGAAAAATAAAGGGACTCATGGTTCCTGAAATTACAGAACGCCTAAATTTTATGGGAAGCCGGGACTATATACAGCTTCCGTGGAGCTCCATAAAAAAAATCGGAGAAGATATCATTATTTTCGAAGCAGAATTATAA
- the ppdK gene encoding pyruvate, phosphate dikinase, giving the protein MGKKYVYLFKEGNGNMRELLGGKGANLAEMTNLGMPVPQGFTITTEACTQYYADGKKINEDIQKEILNYITELEKNSGKKFGDLANPLLVSVRSGARASMPGMMDTILNLGLNDEVVESFAEKTGNPRFAYDSYRRFIQMYSDVVMEVGKSYFEKLIDEMKEKKGVTLDTELEAGDLKELAKQFKSEYKNKVGEEFPSDPIEQLMGAVKAVFRSWDNPRAIYYRRMNDIPSSWGTAVNVQTMVFGNMGDTSGTGVAFSRNPATGEKKLYGEFLMNAQGEDVVAGVRTPQTIDQLKEQNPAVYEEFYKIVYTLEKHYRDMQDMEFTIEEGKLYMLQTRNGKRTAAAALQIACDLVDEGMINEKEAVSMIDPKQLDALLHPQFDADALKKAVPVGEALPASPGAACGQVVFTAEDATEWATKKGAKVILVRLETSPEDIEGMHYSQGILTVRGGMTSHAAVVARGMGTCCVSGCGEIKINEEKKVFTLGGKEFHEGDFISLDGSTGKIYGEAVKTVDASISGNFDRLMKWADKYRVLKVRTNADTPKDAKQAKSFGAEGIGLCRTEHMFFDSARISAMREMIVSNNEEQRREALAKLLPMQRSDFEGIYEAMEGFPVTIRFLDPPLHEFLPTDQDDIEELAKDMKMEVSELHAVITSLHETNPMMGHRGCRLAVSYPEIAEMQTTAVIEAALAVQKKHPDWKMVPEIMIPLVGEIKELQYVKNIVTETADAIIAKSDVDMKYMVGTMIEIPRAALTADEIAKEAEFFSFGTNDLTQMTFGFSRDDAGAFLGSYYEKKIYENDPFAKLDQVGVGKLVEMAVELGRKTRSDLKLGICGEHGGDPSSVEFCHKIGLNYVSCSPFRVPIARLAAAQAAIKFS; this is encoded by the coding sequence ATGGGAAAGAAGTACGTTTACCTTTTTAAAGAGGGTAATGGAAACATGCGCGAATTATTAGGAGGTAAAGGTGCAAATTTAGCGGAAATGACAAATTTGGGTATGCCAGTTCCGCAAGGATTTACAATTACGACTGAAGCTTGTACGCAATACTATGCGGATGGGAAAAAGATTAATGAAGATATTCAAAAAGAAATTTTAAATTACATAACAGAGCTTGAAAAAAATTCAGGTAAAAAATTTGGTGATTTAGCAAATCCGCTACTGGTTTCTGTTCGCTCTGGTGCCAGAGCTTCTATGCCTGGTATGATGGATACAATTTTGAACCTGGGATTGAATGATGAAGTTGTGGAAAGCTTTGCGGAAAAGACAGGAAATCCCCGATTTGCATATGATTCTTATCGCCGATTTATCCAAATGTACTCTGATGTAGTAATGGAAGTTGGAAAATCCTATTTTGAAAAATTGATTGATGAAATGAAAGAAAAGAAGGGTGTGACTCTAGATACAGAGTTGGAAGCAGGAGATTTAAAAGAGCTTGCGAAACAATTTAAGTCAGAGTATAAGAACAAAGTTGGAGAAGAATTCCCTTCTGATCCGATAGAACAGTTGATGGGAGCTGTCAAGGCTGTTTTCCGTTCTTGGGATAATCCTAGAGCGATCTATTATCGCAGAATGAATGACATCCCTTCTTCTTGGGGAACCGCAGTTAATGTTCAGACGATGGTATTTGGTAACATGGGAGATACCTCCGGAACAGGTGTTGCTTTTTCAAGAAACCCAGCGACTGGGGAAAAGAAACTGTATGGAGAATTCTTGATGAATGCGCAGGGTGAAGATGTAGTTGCAGGAGTAAGAACTCCGCAGACGATCGATCAGCTGAAAGAGCAGAATCCGGCTGTTTATGAAGAGTTTTATAAAATCGTATATACTTTAGAGAAACACTATAGAGATATGCAGGATATGGAGTTTACCATTGAAGAGGGAAAACTTTATATGCTTCAAACGAGAAATGGAAAACGTACTGCAGCAGCGGCACTTCAAATCGCATGTGATCTGGTAGATGAGGGAATGATTAATGAAAAAGAAGCAGTGAGCATGATTGATCCAAAGCAGCTCGACGCTTTGCTTCATCCGCAATTTGATGCAGATGCATTAAAGAAGGCCGTGCCGGTTGGCGAAGCATTACCAGCTTCTCCGGGCGCTGCATGCGGTCAGGTTGTATTTACGGCAGAAGATGCAACGGAATGGGCGACCAAGAAAGGTGCAAAGGTTATTTTGGTTCGTTTGGAAACATCTCCGGAAGATATTGAAGGAATGCATTATTCACAGGGCATTTTAACTGTTCGCGGAGGTATGACTTCACACGCTGCTGTAGTTGCAAGAGGTATGGGCACTTGCTGTGTATCCGGTTGTGGAGAAATTAAGATCAATGAAGAGAAAAAAGTTTTCACACTTGGCGGAAAAGAATTTCATGAAGGAGATTTTATATCCTTAGATGGTTCTACCGGTAAGATTTACGGAGAAGCAGTTAAGACAGTAGATGCTTCTATATCCGGTAACTTTGACCGCTTAATGAAATGGGCAGATAAATATCGTGTCTTGAAGGTTCGTACTAATGCGGATACACCAAAAGATGCAAAACAAGCAAAGAGCTTTGGTGCAGAAGGTATTGGTTTGTGCCGTACAGAGCACATGTTCTTCGATTCCGCAAGAATTTCTGCTATGCGGGAGATGATTGTGTCCAATAACGAAGAGCAGAGAAGAGAAGCATTAGCAAAGCTTTTGCCAATGCAGCGAAGTGACTTTGAAGGCATATATGAGGCGATGGAAGGATTCCCGGTTACGATTCGTTTCTTAGATCCTCCGCTTCATGAATTTCTGCCAACCGATCAGGATGATATTGAGGAACTTGCAAAAGACATGAAGATGGAAGTCAGCGAATTGCATGCGGTGATTACTTCTTTGCATGAAACGAATCCGATGATGGGGCATAGAGGCTGTCGTTTGGCGGTTTCTTATCCGGAGATTGCAGAAATGCAGACAACTGCCGTAATTGAAGCAGCGCTTGCGGTACAGAAAAAGCATCCGGATTGGAAGATGGTTCCGGAAATTATGATTCCATTGGTTGGAGAGATCAAAGAATTACAGTATGTTAAAAATATAGTAACGGAAACAGCAGATGCAATCATTGCAAAATCTGATGTTGATATGAAATATATGGTTGGAACGATGATTGAAATTCCGCGTGCAGCTTTGACTGCGGATGAAATTGCAAAAGAAGCAGAATTTTTCTCTTTTGGTACAAATGATTTGACACAGATGACATTTGGATTCAGCAGAGATGATGCGGGTGCATTTTTAGGTTCCTATTATGAAAAGAAAATTTATGAAAACGACCCGTTTGCAAAATTGGATCAGGTCGGAGTCGGTAAATTGGTAGAAATGGCAGTAGAATTAGGCCGAAAAACAAGATCAGATTTAAAGCTTGGAATTTGCGGTGAGCATGGTGGTGATCCTTCCTCCGTTGAATTCTGTCATAAGATTGGATTAAATTATGTATCTTGTTCTCCGTTCCGTGTGCCGATTGCACGACTGGCAGCCGCCCAGGCAGCAATTAAATTTTCTTAA